One window of the Runella slithyformis DSM 19594 genome contains the following:
- a CDS encoding helix-turn-helix domain-containing protein produces the protein MNKFAFKSTFSLLNADHVQLNKSWNYKDIISPFYRLYLISEGHGTLCNAAQSIALESGYLYLIPSFTSCSYVCPEQLTQYYLHILEDSSDAASLFIANRKIIKVPAFPGDFIHFKRLLELNPERGLLKSENPEDYEKQPVIQEFQQLNNRLSLSAYVETQGIILQLISRFLDTAYFQPEPINTIPFKIAESIRYIQTHLHTNLTVEQLAEKAHQSPDYFSGIFKKNTGERPLAYIQLKRIERAQFLMITSDLTLTEIATETGFESLAYFSRMFKKVTGQPPSVYRKNNRRV, from the coding sequence ATGAACAAATTTGCCTTTAAATCCACCTTTTCATTGCTCAACGCCGATCATGTACAGTTGAACAAAAGCTGGAATTATAAGGACATTATCAGCCCTTTTTACCGCTTATATCTGATCAGCGAAGGGCACGGAACGCTCTGTAACGCCGCTCAGTCCATTGCTCTCGAAAGCGGCTATTTATACCTTATCCCGAGTTTTACCTCCTGCAGTTACGTTTGCCCCGAGCAGTTGACTCAGTATTATCTTCATATTTTGGAAGATTCTTCGGACGCAGCTTCCCTGTTTATCGCCAATCGAAAGATCATAAAAGTTCCTGCCTTTCCCGGCGATTTTATCCATTTCAAACGCCTGCTTGAATTAAATCCCGAGCGAGGTTTACTCAAATCCGAGAATCCCGAAGACTACGAAAAGCAGCCCGTTATTCAGGAATTTCAGCAACTCAACAACCGTTTATCACTGTCGGCTTATGTGGAAACCCAAGGAATTATTCTACAGTTAATTTCCCGTTTTTTGGATACGGCCTATTTTCAGCCGGAACCCATCAATACCATTCCATTCAAAATAGCGGAATCCATTCGTTACATCCAAACGCACCTGCATACGAACCTGACGGTTGAACAATTGGCCGAAAAAGCGCACCAAAGTCCCGATTATTTTTCCGGAATTTTCAAGAAGAACACAGGAGAACGACCCTTAGCCTACATTCAGCTCAAACGGATCGAACGCGCACAATTTCTGATGATCACTTCAGATCTGACCCTTACTGAAATTGCCACCGAAACAGGCTTTGAAAGTTTGGCTTATTTCTCAAGAATGTTCAAAAAAGTGACAGGCCAACCGCCGAGTGTGTATCGAAAAAATAATCGCAGGGTGTAG
- a CDS encoding PIN domain-containing protein — translation MSDFVIDANILMSILISGKSSYRPILHHYQFICPDFALVEIDKYSSVIQHKTKLSTQELRQWTYSVLREITFLPRYILEPEVLQKARNLVEGVDEKDLSYVALAMQLDIVLLTRDIPLYTYARKSGFRKMLLFDEFLRKI, via the coding sequence ATGTCGGATTTTGTCATAGATGCAAATATCCTGATGAGTATTCTCATCTCCGGCAAATCTTCCTACCGACCGATTCTGCATCATTATCAATTTATCTGCCCCGATTTTGCCCTTGTTGAAATTGATAAGTACAGCAGTGTAATTCAGCATAAAACAAAGTTGAGCACGCAGGAGTTACGGCAGTGGACGTATTCCGTACTTAGAGAAATTACGTTTCTGCCAAGATATATTTTGGAACCCGAGGTGCTCCAAAAAGCCCGAAACTTAGTGGAAGGGGTCGATGAAAAAGACCTTAGTTACGTTGCGTTGGCAATGCAATTGGACATTGTTTTGCTGACACGAGATATACCGTTATACACTTATGCTCGCAAAAGTGGGTTTAGAAAAATGTTACTGTTTGATGAATTTTTGAGAAAAATCTAA
- a CDS encoding AMP-binding protein: MYFVISPDSILQTPAPADPYFRQAWEFCREWALGKPDFMLHTSGSTGEPKPIRLTRAQMQASARMTRQALGLEEENTALVCLNVAYIAGTMMLVRGMEIGMKLYVVPPSSQPFDSFPEDIKIDFAAFVPLQVQSMLDDVHQLQRLEALKVILVGGAAIGASLYAQIKLLNVAAFSTYGMTETVSHVALQRLNGAEASPESYELLEGIEAETDERNCLRLCGAVTNNEWIQTNDVVVFTDKRHFRILGRADNIINSGGVKIQLEKVERAFEQAAKGAQRFFAWWTPDERLGQRLVLVIETSESIDNESLKKDLSAWLNPYEVPKEVISVEKFSETPTGKVDKRATFARYRSL; the protein is encoded by the coding sequence ATGTATTTCGTGATCAGTCCCGATAGCATTCTGCAAACTCCCGCGCCCGCTGACCCTTATTTTCGGCAGGCGTGGGAGTTTTGTCGTGAGTGGGCATTGGGTAAACCCGATTTTATGCTTCATACCTCGGGTTCTACCGGAGAGCCCAAGCCTATTCGCCTGACGCGGGCGCAAATGCAGGCAAGCGCCCGCATGACCCGTCAGGCGCTTGGCCTCGAAGAGGAAAATACTGCGCTGGTTTGCCTGAATGTGGCCTACATTGCCGGTACGATGATGCTCGTACGGGGTATGGAGATCGGCATGAAGCTGTATGTTGTGCCGCCGTCTTCGCAGCCATTTGATTCATTTCCTGAGGATATAAAAATTGATTTTGCGGCCTTTGTGCCGCTTCAGGTACAATCTATGTTGGATGACGTTCATCAACTCCAACGACTTGAAGCGTTGAAGGTGATTCTGGTGGGAGGGGCGGCGATCGGGGCATCTTTATATGCTCAAATCAAATTATTGAACGTGGCAGCGTTCAGTACATACGGGATGACCGAGACCGTATCACACGTGGCCTTACAGCGCCTGAACGGTGCCGAAGCATCTCCTGAATCCTATGAATTGCTGGAGGGTATAGAAGCTGAAACCGACGAGCGTAACTGCCTGCGACTTTGCGGAGCCGTTACCAATAATGAATGGATACAAACCAATGATGTGGTCGTCTTTACCGACAAACGTCATTTCCGGATTTTGGGTCGGGCCGATAATATCATCAACAGCGGCGGCGTGAAGATTCAATTAGAGAAAGTGGAACGGGCATTTGAACAGGCCGCGAAAGGCGCACAACGCTTTTTTGCGTGGTGGACGCCCGATGAGCGCCTCGGTCAACGTCTGGTGTTGGTCATTGAAACCTCCGAATCTATTGATAATGAATCGCTGAAAAAAGATTTATCGGCTTGGTTGAACCCATATGAAGTACCCAAAGAGGTGATCTCAGTGGAAAAATTTAGCGAAACTCCCACGGGAAAAGTAGATAAACGGGCTACCTTTGCAAGGTACCGATCGTTGTAA
- a CDS encoding QcrA and Rieske domain-containing protein: MMTKESATTMDRKEFFKLVGISVGAIVLQQCLSGCNTGGTDDPKPTDETPTENFSINVNDTNFTALRTAGGFVRYKGIIVARTLQGAVIAVSQACTHEGTAVTFVSSNTTFVCPAHGSVFTERGAVQTGPATKPLKAYKTSFDVSTGAIEVIV, from the coding sequence ATGATGACAAAAGAAAGTGCAACGACCATGGACCGTAAGGAGTTTTTTAAGCTGGTCGGGATAAGCGTGGGGGCTATTGTATTACAGCAGTGTTTGTCGGGATGCAATACAGGAGGAACAGACGATCCCAAACCCACCGATGAAACCCCAACGGAGAATTTTTCCATCAATGTGAACGATACGAATTTTACGGCGTTACGTACGGCGGGTGGGTTTGTACGTTACAAAGGAATCATTGTTGCTCGTACCTTGCAGGGAGCCGTCATTGCGGTTTCGCAGGCATGCACCCATGAGGGTACCGCCGTTACTTTTGTAAGTTCAAACACTACCTTTGTCTGTCCGGCTCACGGCTCGGTCTTTACGGAGAGAGGGGCCGTACAAACAGGCCCTGCTACCAAACCGCTTAAGGCTTATAAGACCTCTTTTGATGTCTCGACCGGGGCGATTGAGGTAATAGTCTAA
- a CDS encoding DUF1501 domain-containing protein, with protein MSHHHDDEFRLHTPDFQELNKRLDRRHFLTKTSLGLGALAVGSLFGAKHLFGASPGIKEESSTNFEEEILKALPHIAPKAKRVVYLFMSGGPSQFETFDYKPKLYEMAGQNLPDSVRKGQRLTGMSANQSALPVVPSIYKFNQHGKSQTWISELLPYTAQVVDDLCLVKSIHSEAINHDPAITFFQTGNQLPGRPSIGSWVSYGLGSDNKNLPTFIVLVSKNAPKDQPLYARLWGNGFLPSRHQGVQFRSGKDPVLFLNNPEGYDGSDRKEMLDYLTKLNQLQNEAYGDPEVDARIAQYEMAYRMQTSVPEVMDLSGESDEVFQLYGPDSRDSGTYAANCILARKLLEKDVKFVQLYHQGWDQHGGLPKGIANQCKQVDQATAALIIDLKRRGMLDDTLVIWGGEFGRTVYSQGKLTADNYGRDHHPRCFTMWMAGAGVKPGISYGETDDFSYNIIKDPVHVHDFHATLMHLLGVDHERLTYKFQGRRFRLTDVHGKLVKGILA; from the coding sequence ATGTCACATCATCACGACGACGAATTCAGACTCCATACTCCTGATTTTCAGGAGCTGAACAAACGCCTCGACCGGCGTCATTTCCTGACCAAAACCTCGTTGGGGTTAGGCGCGCTGGCGGTAGGCTCACTGTTTGGTGCGAAGCATTTGTTTGGGGCTTCTCCCGGCATAAAGGAGGAAAGTTCGACCAATTTTGAAGAAGAAATACTGAAGGCACTGCCGCACATTGCCCCCAAAGCCAAACGGGTAGTGTACCTCTTTATGAGCGGCGGCCCATCGCAGTTTGAGACCTTTGATTATAAACCCAAACTCTACGAAATGGCGGGCCAAAACCTGCCTGATTCGGTGCGGAAAGGGCAACGGCTTACGGGGATGAGCGCCAATCAGAGTGCCCTGCCTGTAGTGCCTTCGATCTATAAATTTAATCAACACGGCAAAAGTCAGACGTGGATCAGTGAATTACTGCCGTATACAGCACAGGTCGTTGATGACTTATGCCTGGTAAAATCCATTCATTCAGAGGCCATTAACCATGACCCCGCCATTACATTCTTTCAAACAGGCAATCAACTCCCGGGCCGTCCGTCGATTGGCTCATGGGTGAGTTATGGTCTGGGCTCAGACAATAAAAACCTGCCGACGTTCATTGTATTGGTTTCCAAAAACGCCCCCAAAGACCAACCGTTGTATGCGCGTTTGTGGGGTAATGGATTTTTGCCCTCCCGGCATCAGGGCGTGCAGTTTCGGTCGGGCAAAGACCCGGTGTTGTTTCTCAACAACCCCGAAGGTTACGACGGCAGCGACCGCAAGGAAATGCTGGACTACCTTACCAAACTTAATCAGCTCCAAAACGAAGCTTACGGCGACCCCGAAGTGGACGCCCGCATCGCGCAGTACGAAATGGCCTACCGAATGCAGACCTCCGTACCGGAAGTGATGGATCTCTCGGGCGAATCGGACGAAGTATTTCAACTCTATGGCCCCGACAGCCGCGATTCCGGCACCTACGCCGCCAACTGTATTTTGGCCCGGAAGCTGCTCGAAAAAGACGTCAAATTTGTGCAGTTGTATCATCAGGGATGGGATCAGCACGGTGGCTTGCCTAAGGGCATTGCCAATCAATGCAAACAGGTGGACCAGGCCACGGCGGCGCTCATCATTGACCTCAAACGTCGCGGGATGCTGGACGATACGCTGGTGATCTGGGGCGGAGAATTCGGACGGACGGTATACTCGCAGGGAAAACTCACGGCCGACAATTACGGCCGCGATCACCATCCGCGCTGCTTTACGATGTGGATGGCCGGAGCGGGCGTAAAGCCCGGCATCAGCTACGGCGAAACCGACGACTTCAGTTACAACATCATCAAAGACCCTGTGCACGTGCATGATTTTCACGCTACGCTGATGCACCTGTTAGGGGTTGATCATGAGCGGCTTACGTATAAATTTCAGGGGCGCCGCTTTCGCCTGACGGATGTACACGGGAAATTAGTAAAGGGGATTTTGGCATAG
- a CDS encoding sensor histidine kinase → MKIRTKIALQFTAIIALILATFSASFYYIAQQNRKEEFITRLRDRALTDANLLIKVGPINTKLLKLIDQETLSKLYAEKVLMFNAENKVLYASYKADSLEIYYFYNPELLKRVREKKYVETTKDSLDVVGVMYTDEEKGEFVVMASAQDYMGKIQLEKLRESLAYSFLFGVSITIVLGFIFAGQSLKPISAMNKEISTITAYNLRKPLNEGNRQDEIAQLAINFNQMLERLEESFDLQRSFVSNASHELRTPLAGIKSEIQVSLEEERTPDEYRKVLRSLLNDTQRLIQLTNGLLQLAQSEKKERSISFQKVRLDELIFETQEELQSLHNEYRINIDFDDIPDLEQDITVSGNAPLLKTVFSNLIDNACKYSSEKRAEVRIGFDDKSCSVRVIDKGIGIPQDEKLRIFEPLYRAKNATAFRGYGIGLSVCRRIVDMHRGTIRVQSELNKGSMFEVVLPHV, encoded by the coding sequence ATGAAAATCCGTACCAAAATAGCGCTTCAGTTTACGGCCATTATCGCATTGATATTGGCGACGTTCTCGGCGTCGTTTTATTACATTGCTCAGCAAAATCGCAAGGAAGAGTTCATCACACGGCTTCGCGACCGGGCACTGACGGATGCTAATCTGCTCATTAAGGTAGGTCCGATCAATACAAAACTGCTCAAACTTATTGATCAGGAGACGCTTTCCAAGCTGTATGCCGAAAAAGTGTTGATGTTCAATGCCGAAAATAAAGTACTTTATGCCAGCTACAAGGCCGATAGCCTGGAAATATATTATTTTTATAATCCGGAATTGCTGAAACGCGTTCGCGAAAAAAAATACGTTGAAACCACCAAAGACAGTCTCGATGTAGTAGGGGTCATGTATACCGACGAAGAAAAAGGGGAATTTGTGGTGATGGCATCGGCGCAGGATTATATGGGTAAGATTCAACTCGAAAAACTCCGGGAGTCGTTGGCGTACAGCTTTCTGTTCGGTGTTTCGATCACGATCGTGTTGGGGTTTATTTTTGCGGGACAATCGCTCAAACCCATTTCGGCGATGAATAAGGAAATCAGCACGATTACGGCCTATAATCTGCGAAAACCGCTCAACGAGGGCAATCGACAGGACGAGATCGCGCAATTGGCCATCAATTTCAATCAAATGCTGGAACGGCTCGAAGAGTCGTTTGACCTTCAGCGAAGTTTTGTGTCCAATGCGTCGCACGAACTGCGCACGCCGTTGGCGGGAATCAAGTCAGAAATTCAGGTATCGCTGGAGGAGGAGCGTACACCCGATGAATACCGGAAGGTGTTGCGATCACTGCTCAATGATACCCAACGCCTCATTCAGCTCACCAACGGGTTGCTCCAATTGGCCCAATCGGAGAAAAAAGAAAGGTCTATCAGTTTTCAGAAGGTGCGCCTTGACGAGCTGATTTTTGAAACACAGGAAGAACTGCAAAGCCTGCATAATGAGTACCGTATCAACATAGACTTTGACGATATCCCTGACCTTGAACAGGATATTACTGTTTCGGGCAATGCCCCGCTGCTCAAAACGGTGTTCAGCAATCTGATCGATAATGCCTGCAAGTATTCTTCCGAAAAACGGGCCGAAGTACGGATTGGATTTGATGACAAAAGCTGCTCGGTGCGGGTGATAGACAAGGGAATCGGTATTCCGCAAGACGAAAAACTGCGTATTTTTGAACCGCTCTACCGCGCTAAAAATGCCACGGCGTTTCGGGGGTATGGCATAGGGCTGTCGGTTTGCCGCCGGATCGTAGATATGCACCGGGGGACCATTCGGGTGCAGAGTGAATTGAACAAAGGAAGTATGTTTGAAGTGGTACTGCCACACGTATAA
- a CDS encoding DUF1553 domain-containing protein, producing the protein MSRCYLLLVGFVYWALVGCSPELPDEVAAAYKELPDELDYNLHVKPILSDKCFACHGPDKAKQKAGLRLDIAEFAFANLPENPNKVAIDPGDLDDSEVFHRILSADPDYMMPTPASHLTLTAQEKAVLVKWIEDGAEYKPHWSFVAAEKPDVPDVKKEEWVINPIDNFILKKLEEEKLSPAKMADRETLLRRLSLDLTGLPPTLPEIDAFLKDTSPNAYEKQVDRLLKSPHYGEKMAVDWLDLARFADSHGYTVDRLRDMSPYRDWVIAAFNKNMPYDQFIHWQLAGDLMPKANKEMLIATAFNRNHQQNLEGGIIEEEFQTEYVVDRTNTFGDAFLGLSVGCAKCHDHKYDPISQKNYYELFSFFNNVKEAGQISWDDAMPSPTLQLPTPQQEKVLHYINTQLKRQEAVVSQTKANAGAGFEKWLTANGHQTLAKHAIPKAGLIAHFGFENNLKNGVSPQQTGRMLRETGEEMPAFTDRSTGKALALNGDVWLDLDCVGAYRKSQPFSVGLWINVPKNLKEGVIIHKSQAERLYNFRGWHLYLKDNKLELNMAHVAPSNAITRVSKQSVPRDTWIQLTITYDGSSRAQGFRLYQNGTELAMETTMDQLQKDILFRSREQSGIQVGGWWRGWGFTDGKVDDITFYDRVLTPFELKQLAQRANWNAVAAKAKAQLSAAELADLKEYYLSAVEPNTLMEQQKLQQLRSALADSTEKVKELMVMQEMPKRKKAHILLRGNYDALGEEVFPNTPESILAFPKEFSKNRYGLAQWLTHEDNPLTARVAVNRLWQNFFGTGLVKTTEDFGNQGELPSHLELLDWLAVTFRESGWDVKNLNKLIVMSAAYRQESFVSKEAREKDPENRWLSHGPSYRLTAEMIRDNALAASGLLNPKIGGVSIKPYQPEGLWQINSANYVRDSGDAVYRRSLYILAKRAVPNPTLSTFDATSRSFCVVRRQKTNTPLQALVTLNDPTFVETAKVMGEQMAKMPDAKQAIVTVYRKLTGRRPSPKEVALLVSLQQAQRQKFKANPLKTNGWLTAGQYTVDVTLDASLIAANAVVASTILNSDASLTKR; encoded by the coding sequence ATGTCTCGATGTTATTTGCTGCTTGTTGGGTTTGTATATTGGGCACTCGTTGGATGCTCGCCCGAACTCCCGGACGAGGTAGCGGCGGCGTACAAAGAATTGCCCGACGAACTGGATTATAATCTGCACGTCAAACCCATTTTGTCTGACAAATGCTTTGCCTGCCACGGTCCCGATAAAGCTAAACAAAAGGCAGGGCTACGGCTTGATATCGCCGAATTTGCGTTTGCGAACCTCCCCGAAAATCCCAACAAAGTAGCCATCGACCCGGGCGACTTGGACGATAGTGAGGTGTTTCACCGCATTCTTTCCGCGGATCCTGACTACATGATGCCTACGCCCGCTTCGCATTTGACCCTGACGGCGCAGGAAAAGGCCGTGCTCGTAAAATGGATAGAAGATGGTGCCGAGTACAAGCCGCATTGGTCGTTTGTGGCTGCTGAAAAGCCGGATGTGCCTGACGTGAAAAAGGAAGAATGGGTGATTAATCCGATCGATAACTTTATCCTGAAAAAGCTCGAAGAAGAAAAATTATCGCCGGCGAAAATGGCTGACAGGGAAACCCTGCTCCGTCGTTTGTCGCTGGACTTGACGGGGCTGCCGCCTACGTTGCCCGAAATCGACGCTTTTCTGAAAGATACGTCTCCCAATGCTTACGAAAAGCAGGTGGACCGCCTGCTGAAATCACCGCACTATGGGGAAAAAATGGCCGTGGATTGGCTGGATCTGGCCCGCTTTGCCGATTCACACGGTTATACCGTCGACCGTCTGCGCGATATGTCGCCGTACCGCGATTGGGTCATTGCCGCGTTCAACAAAAATATGCCGTACGATCAATTTATTCATTGGCAATTGGCGGGAGATTTAATGCCAAAGGCGAATAAAGAAATGCTCATCGCGACGGCCTTTAACCGTAATCACCAGCAAAACCTGGAGGGCGGTATCATTGAAGAAGAGTTTCAGACGGAATACGTCGTAGATCGGACCAACACCTTCGGCGATGCCTTTTTGGGCCTTTCGGTGGGTTGTGCCAAGTGCCACGACCACAAATACGACCCTATTTCGCAGAAGAATTACTACGAACTGTTCAGTTTTTTTAACAACGTAAAAGAAGCCGGACAGATCTCGTGGGACGATGCCATGCCTTCGCCTACGTTGCAGTTGCCCACGCCTCAGCAGGAAAAAGTACTGCATTATATCAACACTCAACTGAAAAGGCAGGAAGCTGTGGTAAGCCAAACGAAGGCCAATGCAGGAGCGGGCTTTGAAAAATGGCTGACGGCCAATGGGCACCAAACATTAGCAAAACACGCCATTCCTAAAGCGGGGTTGATAGCGCATTTTGGCTTTGAAAATAATTTAAAAAACGGCGTGAGTCCCCAACAAACGGGCCGTATGCTGCGCGAGACCGGCGAAGAAATGCCCGCTTTTACCGACCGAAGTACCGGCAAAGCCTTGGCCCTCAACGGCGACGTATGGCTGGACCTGGATTGCGTGGGAGCTTATCGAAAATCACAGCCGTTCAGCGTGGGTCTTTGGATAAACGTTCCCAAAAATCTGAAAGAAGGCGTTATCATCCACAAAAGCCAGGCGGAGCGATTGTATAATTTCAGGGGCTGGCATCTGTATCTGAAAGACAATAAGCTGGAACTCAACATGGCGCATGTGGCGCCGTCAAACGCCATTACGCGCGTATCGAAGCAATCGGTTCCGCGGGATACCTGGATTCAGTTGACCATTACCTACGATGGCTCTTCCCGGGCGCAGGGCTTTCGACTGTATCAGAACGGCACTGAGCTGGCCATGGAAACGACGATGGACCAACTCCAAAAAGATATTTTGTTTCGGTCGCGGGAGCAGTCGGGTATACAGGTCGGAGGCTGGTGGCGCGGATGGGGTTTTACCGACGGAAAAGTGGACGACATCACCTTTTATGACCGGGTATTGACACCTTTTGAACTGAAGCAATTGGCACAGAGAGCGAATTGGAACGCCGTTGCGGCCAAAGCAAAAGCCCAACTTTCGGCGGCCGAATTGGCCGATCTGAAGGAGTATTATCTATCGGCGGTTGAACCGAATACGCTTATGGAGCAGCAGAAATTGCAGCAATTGCGCTCCGCATTGGCCGACTCCACCGAAAAGGTCAAAGAGCTGATGGTGATGCAGGAAATGCCGAAACGCAAAAAAGCCCATATCCTTTTGCGCGGCAATTACGATGCCTTGGGCGAAGAAGTGTTTCCCAATACGCCCGAATCCATTTTGGCGTTTCCGAAGGAGTTTTCCAAAAATCGGTATGGATTGGCGCAATGGCTGACCCACGAAGATAACCCGCTGACGGCCAGAGTGGCAGTGAATCGGTTGTGGCAAAATTTCTTCGGAACGGGATTGGTCAAAACCACCGAAGATTTCGGGAATCAGGGCGAACTGCCGAGTCATTTAGAACTCTTGGATTGGCTGGCGGTGACGTTCAGAGAGAGCGGTTGGGATGTAAAAAACTTAAACAAGCTCATTGTGATGTCGGCGGCGTACCGACAGGAATCATTCGTATCGAAAGAAGCCCGTGAAAAAGACCCGGAGAACCGCTGGCTGTCGCACGGGCCGTCGTATCGCCTTACGGCCGAGATGATTAGGGATAATGCCCTCGCAGCGAGCGGATTATTGAACCCTAAAATCGGAGGCGTAAGCATAAAGCCCTATCAGCCGGAAGGTTTATGGCAAATCAACAGCGCCAATTATGTGCGTGATTCGGGGGATGCCGTGTATCGGCGAAGCCTGTACATTCTGGCAAAACGGGCTGTTCCGAATCCCACGCTTTCCACGTTTGACGCCACCTCGCGGAGTTTTTGCGTGGTGCGTCGTCAGAAGACCAATACGCCGTTGCAGGCCTTGGTGACGCTCAATGACCCAACCTTTGTGGAAACGGCTAAGGTAATGGGTGAGCAAATGGCCAAAATGCCCGATGCCAAACAGGCCATTGTAACGGTGTATCGAAAGCTGACCGGGCGGCGGCCGTCGCCCAAAGAAGTGGCGCTATTGGTGAGTTTACAGCAGGCACAACGGCAAAAATTCAAAGCAAATCCGTTGAAAACGAACGGATGGCTTACGGCCGGGCAATACACGGTCGATGTCACATTGGATGCTTCGCTCATTGCCGCCAACGCCGTGGTAGCGAGCACGATTTTAAATTCAGATGCAAGTTTAACAAAGAGATAA
- a CDS encoding hydroxypyruvate isomerase family protein: MFRRDFVKSALTASGATLVGGAAAASNTAVPMAKNNFKLAYAPHFGMFSNSAGKDPIDQLKFMADMGFTALEDNGMMSKPPEMQTKIGETLAKLGMTMGVFVVDKGGNSQNTLAAGKQAHVDIFLDGCKRAVETAKRCNAKWMTVVPGDFERNLPIGIQTGHVIDALRRGADILAPHGLTMVLEPLSDSPNLFLQTSDQTYEICRAVNSPACKILFDIYHMQKTEGHIIPHIDWCWSEIGYFQIGDNPGRKEPTTGEINYKNVFKHIYTKMKANNQNFIFGMEHGNSKPGKEGEEALIKAYIESDSFTI, translated from the coding sequence ATGTTTCGTCGCGATTTTGTAAAATCTGCCCTTACGGCTTCGGGAGCCACGTTGGTTGGCGGTGCTGCCGCCGCTTCCAATACGGCCGTTCCGATGGCAAAAAATAACTTTAAACTGGCGTATGCCCCTCACTTCGGAATGTTCAGCAACAGCGCCGGCAAAGACCCGATCGACCAGCTCAAATTCATGGCCGACATGGGTTTTACAGCCCTGGAAGACAACGGTATGATGTCAAAACCGCCGGAGATGCAAACCAAGATCGGTGAAACATTGGCGAAATTGGGCATGACCATGGGCGTTTTTGTGGTAGACAAAGGCGGCAATTCTCAAAATACGCTGGCTGCCGGCAAGCAGGCACACGTGGATATTTTTCTGGATGGCTGCAAACGCGCCGTCGAAACCGCCAAGCGTTGCAACGCCAAATGGATGACCGTCGTGCCCGGCGATTTTGAACGCAACCTCCCCATCGGTATCCAAACCGGCCACGTCATTGACGCCCTGCGTCGCGGAGCCGATATTTTGGCCCCGCATGGTTTGACCATGGTGCTGGAACCGCTCAGCGACAGTCCCAACCTGTTTCTGCAAACCTCCGATCAGACCTACGAGATCTGCCGTGCCGTCAACAGCCCCGCGTGTAAAATTCTGTTTGATATTTACCACATGCAAAAGACCGAAGGGCACATCATTCCGCATATTGACTGGTGCTGGAGCGAGATCGGCTATTTCCAGATCGGCGATAATCCGGGCCGTAAAGAACCCACCACGGGAGAGATCAATTATAAGAATGTATTCAAACACATCTACACCAAGATGAAGGCCAACAACCAAAACTTCATTTTCGGGATGGAACACGGCAACTCCAAGCCGGGCAAAGAAGGCGAAGAAGCGCTGATCAAAGCTTATATCGAGTCAGATAGCTTTACGATTTAG
- a CDS encoding class I SAM-dependent methyltransferase produces the protein MKSLLKNMVGPSGRKKLRAVQAAARAAVYSLGNNVECPICGSTYSRFLPFNRPNALCYTCKSLERHRLVYLYLKNKTDFFEGEKRILHFAPEKCLHDVIRTFPKLHYETADLMTTYIDAIGVMPDHVMSVTDIKFPDNTFDVVICNHVFELVPDDALGMREIYRVLKPNGYAIIQGAVNNHLPATVETKDLSPDERKRIAGAHQHVRRYGLDYRHRLAAAGFRVEVSNYVKELESKRYGLMADEDVYVCWK, from the coding sequence TTGAAATCACTTCTCAAAAATATGGTCGGTCCGTCGGGCCGCAAAAAACTCAGGGCGGTTCAGGCTGCAGCCCGAGCCGCTGTCTATAGCTTAGGTAACAATGTCGAATGCCCGATCTGCGGCAGCACCTACAGCCGGTTTTTGCCTTTCAATCGCCCCAATGCGCTGTGTTACACCTGCAAATCACTCGAACGGCATCGATTGGTGTATCTGTACCTGAAAAACAAAACCGACTTTTTTGAGGGGGAAAAACGAATCCTGCACTTCGCCCCTGAAAAATGCCTGCATGACGTTATCCGAACCTTTCCGAAGCTGCACTACGAAACGGCCGATTTGATGACCACTTACATCGACGCCATCGGGGTCATGCCCGACCACGTCATGTCGGTGACAGATATTAAATTTCCTGACAATACTTTCGACGTTGTTATCTGCAATCACGTCTTTGAACTTGTTCCTGACGATGCCCTCGGCATGCGCGAGATTTACCGCGTGCTCAAGCCCAACGGCTACGCCATCATTCAGGGAGCCGTAAACAATCATCTTCCCGCCACCGTCGAGACCAAAGACCTCAGTCCCGATGAGCGTAAACGCATCGCGGGGGCGCATCAGCACGTCCGTCGCTATGGCCTCGACTACCGCCACCGCCTTGCCGCTGCCGGCTTTCGCGTAGAAGTGAGCAATTATGTAAAAGAATTGGAATCGAAACGCTACGGCCTCATGGCGGATGAGGACGTGTATGTGTGTTGGAAATGA